A region of Candidatus Terasakiella magnetica DNA encodes the following proteins:
- a CDS encoding ATP-binding protein: MERLLKPDEQNPGFWMTKRYIFALMAIAILAASAFGTVGLLIAEHKSTLSVVNISGRQRMLSQRTALFVAQLAAADSYSKQQKFRKELRHSTILLQQAHLALTGRANAINMSIDMSPEARKRYFKGAYPLNAQMRGYIEVLREIIDMPSDELSPEHPSVKFVLEVAPGKLVEALDSMVKFYQEEGEKAFDFLRWLEAVFLSLTILVLTVEAFFIFRPMVRHVSLQMMRIKDFSDGLEETVTQRTQQLEEAKTAAVKANAAKSKFLAAAGHDLKQPLEAIGMFSGMLERRMPDDRSAAIMRDMHDAQRSMRSLLDSILSLSKLEAGVIEPNPSHFELQPLLTQLTREYRVSAHAKGLGLRMVPSSLKLHTDPLLLERILRNFLSNAIRYTKEGRILLGCRRVDDHISIEVWDSGPGIPAEGMDKIFTEFSQLDDPERDRSEGIGLGLAIVKRLADLLELEISCESEVGKGSKFAILLPLKETD; this comes from the coding sequence ATGGAAAGATTACTCAAACCCGATGAACAGAACCCCGGTTTCTGGATGACCAAGCGCTATATTTTTGCGCTTATGGCAATTGCGATTCTGGCGGCATCTGCCTTTGGAACTGTGGGCTTATTGATTGCGGAACATAAAAGCACGCTCTCGGTTGTAAATATTTCCGGACGCCAGCGTATGCTGTCTCAGCGCACCGCCCTTTTCGTTGCCCAACTGGCTGCAGCCGACAGTTATTCAAAACAGCAAAAATTTAGAAAAGAACTGCGCCATTCCACAATCTTGCTGCAACAAGCCCACCTTGCCCTCACCGGGCGGGCAAATGCCATTAACATGTCCATCGATATGTCACCGGAGGCGCGCAAACGCTATTTTAAAGGGGCCTACCCGCTTAATGCACAGATGCGGGGCTATATCGAAGTGTTGCGTGAAATTATTGACATGCCATCAGACGAGCTTTCACCGGAGCACCCTTCCGTTAAATTCGTTCTGGAGGTAGCACCGGGTAAACTGGTTGAAGCCCTTGATTCCATGGTGAAATTTTATCAGGAAGAAGGTGAAAAAGCGTTTGATTTCCTGCGTTGGCTTGAGGCGGTTTTTCTGAGCCTGACCATATTGGTCCTCACCGTTGAAGCCTTTTTCATCTTCAGACCGATGGTGCGCCATGTGTCTTTACAGATGATGCGCATTAAAGACTTCTCCGATGGGCTTGAAGAAACCGTGACCCAACGTACCCAACAGCTTGAAGAGGCCAAAACGGCCGCAGTAAAAGCTAATGCAGCCAAATCAAAGTTTTTGGCAGCTGCGGGTCATGACCTCAAACAACCCCTTGAAGCCATCGGCATGTTTTCCGGCATGTTAGAGCGTCGCATGCCTGATGATCGAAGTGCGGCGATTATGCGCGATATGCATGATGCACAACGTTCCATGCGCTCCCTTTTAGACTCCATCCTTTCGCTTTCCAAGCTTGAGGCAGGCGTAATCGAGCCCAATCCATCGCACTTTGAGCTGCAACCGCTTCTAACCCAGCTCACCCGCGAATATCGTGTTTCTGCCCATGCCAAAGGATTGGGCTTGCGCATGGTGCCTTCAAGCTTAAAGCTCCATACTGACCCGCTTTTACTAGAAAGAATTTTGCGCAACTTCCTGTCCAACGCCATTCGCTATACCAAAGAGGGGCGTATCTTGCTTGGCTGTCGCCGTGTTGATGATCACATTAGTATCGAAGTTTGGGATAGCGGACCCGGCATCCCTGCAGAAGGTATGGATAAAATCTTTACGGAATTTTCCCAGCTCGATGATCCTGAGCGTGACCGAAGTGAAGGTATCGGCCTTGGGCTTGCCATCGTTAAACGTCTCGCCGACCTTCTTGAGTTGGAAATTTCCTGTGAGTCTGAGGTTGGCAAAGGGTCTAAATTTGCCATTCTTCTGCCCTTAAAAGAAACAGATTAA
- the napF gene encoding ferredoxin-type protein NapF — MRNEVSRRTMLFGHSGLSGQDDVIRPPWSLKRDAFAKKCTGCGECVTACPENILKIDERKLAKVDFSKGECTFCRDCVASCRDGALVMLDPETPWSLSISIEGKCLAMKGIECRACDDQCEPRAIRFRLTAGAVAVPQLDQHQCTGCGACVSVCPSEAIVIKPELNEEGE, encoded by the coding sequence ATGAGAAATGAAGTTTCAAGACGAACAATGTTGTTTGGGCATTCCGGTCTGAGCGGTCAAGACGATGTCATTCGTCCACCTTGGTCTCTCAAACGTGATGCTTTTGCCAAAAAATGCACTGGCTGTGGCGAGTGTGTGACGGCTTGTCCTGAAAATATTCTCAAAATCGATGAGCGTAAGTTGGCCAAAGTGGATTTCTCGAAAGGGGAATGCACTTTTTGTCGTGATTGCGTCGCATCGTGTCGTGATGGCGCATTGGTGATGCTCGATCCTGAAACCCCTTGGTCACTAAGCATTTCTATTGAGGGGAAATGTTTGGCGATGAAGGGGATCGAATGCAGGGCTTGTGATGACCAGTGTGAACCCCGTGCCATCCGTTTTCGTCTCACTGCGGGGGCGGTTGCAGTGCCTCAACTAGACCAACATCAATGCACAGGCTGTGGTGCTTGTGTATCAGTATGTCCTAGTGAAGCGATTGTGATTAAACCCGAACTTAATGAAGAGGGGGAATGA
- a CDS encoding chaperone NapD: protein MPGAMPSPEKPFNVCGLIAHVAKGRIDEVCAALNELEGVDVHTQTEDGRLVITIEDTEDCLASEMITTVDRTSGVINSSLVYHQFESQDSLEMEEVSS from the coding sequence GTGCCGGGTGCAATGCCCTCACCAGAGAAGCCCTTTAATGTGTGTGGGCTCATCGCTCATGTGGCCAAAGGCCGCATCGACGAAGTGTGCGCTGCATTAAATGAACTAGAGGGTGTGGATGTCCATACCCAAACCGAAGATGGCCGTTTGGTCATTACCATCGAAGATACCGAAGACTGTCTGGCTTCTGAAATGATCACAACAGTGGATCGTACCAGTGGCGTTATCAACAGCTCTCTCGTCTATCATCAATTTGAATCTCAAGACTCGCTAGAAATGGAGGAGGTTTCCTCATGA